AGGTAGCCCTTGATCGCCCCGATCCCCAATATGTAGATGATAACCCCGATAAAGAATCCCAATATTGGAATCATGGTGATGATAAAAACGACCAGGGCTCCGACCAGAAGCTTGAGCCAGTAGGATATCCCCTCCTTTTTGAAGAGGGAGAAGATCAGTCCCCCGGTCGCCGCGGCCACGAGGATCTCCCCTATGTAGAGTCCGATCAAGCAGCTCAAGATGATAAGGACGGCGAGGGGAATCCCGACCAGTGTGAGGGCGAGGACAATGACCGCTATGGGCGCAAGAAGGAGGAATAAAACCCCCCAGCCAAGGTTGTTCATCATCCGGTGGAAGACTCTCTCCGTAATCCCGGAGACGAAGCTTGGAAACAACTTGTTCAAAACGAGGCCCACGATGATAAATCCTATCAGGAAGACGACCCAGACAACGACAAAGAATACCATTTTAGGGCCGTATTCCTCCTCTTCTTCGGCCGCAGTCTCGTTTACAGCCCCCGACGTAACCGCTCCAAGGGATCGCTTAAACGTATCGGCCTTGTAGTTGAGATCTCCCGAGAAGACCGCGTCTTTCGTTATGGTGAATTCATCCGCCCTGATGTTCGATTCGCCGGCAAATTCACCCGAGGCGATGATCATAAACGCCTCGGCGTTGGTTTTAGACAGATAATTTCCGGACAGGTCAACCTCCAACGCTCCCACGTTGAGGTCTCCCTTTATCGTTGCCGGGATATCCACATCGAAGCCGTTTATGAAGGCGTTTCCTTCTACGACCCCCCCCATTTCCACCTCAAAGCCGCGAACCAGGGCGCTTCCCGTAACCGTGCCGTTCAACTTGATTTCTCCCGCGTGGATATAGAGGTTACCTTCGACCCTGCCGTCGATAGAGACCTCCCAGGCCTCGACGTATAGATCCCCCGACACCGACTCGTCTTTCCCCAGCGTGTAGGATTCTCCCCTAAAGGTCTTGGACTCCGTTGCAAGGGCGGAAGAGGCAACCAAGATGAAAAAAATCGCCAGAATTATCAATATGGCGGTTGTTTTTGTCCTCATCTCAAAACTCCATTCGTCTTGTTAGTGAAACAAAAAGTCTTAAAAATCGCGTCCTTCCGGCTCGACCGGATACAATCCACCCGATTATCCGCCTCCTAAAGTTCATTGTCAATCGATAATTGATCTGAGACTTATCCCGCAACCACGGTGATTTACTCCGCTTAAAGACGCCTCACTCGGGAGGAAGCTCGACCGCGTCCAGGGCCCGCCACTCCCCCTCGAGATCCTTCCAGTCGAGGGGCGGAGATTTGTCAGGCTTGAACTTGACTACGAAGGCGCAGTAATCGTCCCCCTTGGCAATACATTTCACCTCCCTCGCCTCGGCCGCCTGGTTCGAGATCGCCTTTCCTGTGCCATCCCCGATCCCCTCTATGAAGCTTCGTGAAATGGTGCACGATGGACCCTCTGATTTCATCCCGTGCGATTCATACAAGTCCCAATACTTGAAGATTCCTACTGCGAAGCCGTCACCGCCGATCTCCGCCAGGGCCCTCGATTTTCCCCATCCCGCATTCGGATATATGAACCTGTTGACCCCGTCGAGACTGTCGAGAGCCGATTTTACGTCGTTCCAGCCCCACGATTTCATAATCCCCTCGCTTACCGCCTTTCCGCCGGCCTTCGCCACATCGTGCAGGATGGCGTTCGCTCCCCTCTCGGTCAGAATATCGGCCATAACCTCCTTGAACGCCTGGATCGATCTTACGGTCCACATGTCGTACATGCCGCCCCCCTTGAGCTGGAGGTTTCTTGTCTTCATGTCCCAGGCAAATATCTCCGGTACGACGCTTTCTTCTTTGGAGACGGTCAGGATGGCATTGTCGGTGAAACGCTCAAACGACTCCCAGGTCGGCCCCTCCTCCACCCCGGCCCCTAATTTTTTCATGAGATTCCTTACTATCATTGTGAGCATCCTCTGGCCGGACACATTGACAATCTCGTCTGCGAAGGCCTTGATGAATCCCTCCCTTATGAGAAAGAGCCTCTCTTCCGCACCCTCTGTGATCAGCTTTATAAATCCTCTATCGGCGTCCCAAACTATTTTTCTTTGATTAGACATAATTTACCTCCATAAGTTATTTTAGCAGTATTGAATTGATAAATTGCACAATAATATGAATTATATGCTTACCATAAGTTAACTTTTAACTT
This genomic stretch from Candidatus Zymogenus saltonus harbors:
- a CDS encoding polymer-forming cytoskeletal protein, whose translation is MRTKTTAILIILAIFFILVASSALATESKTFRGESYTLGKDESVSGDLYVEAWEVSIDGRVEGNLYIHAGEIKLNGTVTGSALVRGFEVEMGGVVEGNAFINGFDVDIPATIKGDLNVGALEVDLSGNYLSKTNAEAFMIIASGEFAGESNIRADEFTITKDAVFSGDLNYKADTFKRSLGAVTSGAVNETAAEEEEEYGPKMVFFVVVWVVFLIGFIIVGLVLNKLFPSFVSGITERVFHRMMNNLGWGVLFLLLAPIAVIVLALTLVGIPLAVLIILSCLIGLYIGEILVAAATGGLIFSLFKKEGISYWLKLLVGALVVFIITMIPILGFFIGVIIYILGIGAIKGYLVDLKRGSK
- a CDS encoding 4-vinyl reductase; this encodes MSNQRKIVWDADRGFIKLITEGAEERLFLIREGFIKAFADEIVNVSGQRMLTMIVRNLMKKLGAGVEEGPTWESFERFTDNAILTVSKEESVVPEIFAWDMKTRNLQLKGGGMYDMWTVRSIQAFKEVMADILTERGANAILHDVAKAGGKAVSEGIMKSWGWNDVKSALDSLDGVNRFIYPNAGWGKSRALAEIGGDGFAVGIFKYWDLYESHGMKSEGPSCTISRSFIEGIGDGTGKAISNQAAEAREVKCIAKGDDYCAFVVKFKPDKSPPLDWKDLEGEWRALDAVELPPE